CAAGTGAGTGTGTGGGAGGAGTTTCATACCGAGGTAGTTCCAGAAGGACAAGTCGAGCAGTCTGAGCAGCGTGCTGAGCTGGATGAGCTGAGTCTTCATCCCCTGCATCTGCTCCTCGAAGTTATgatgctgcaacacacacacacacacacacacacacacacacacacacacacacacacacacacacacacacacacacacacacacacatatggaggACTGTTGTATAAACAGAATCTGTGGCTGCAGTATGATGATCTAACGATGTGCTGAACTCTGCAGATTCTGTTTGGTTCTTCTGATTAGATGgatcagtatcagtgtttatGTTGTCTCATCTGCACGGACATGAAAAAGATGCTCATCAATATTaaattctgtgtttcagtcagtttaggcattaaagtttattgttaaactctTTAAATATCCTgactctgttttctttgtcatattttaGGCTCATTGTAAACAGTCACAAGTTTCTCATCTGATAAACTGATTTTTACACCTCATGCTGTCTGGACCTCGACCCAACACTGTGTCGAGGTGTCCAGTGTAAACGTTGCTCTGACTGGATGAACGCCCTCTGCTGGTTTACAAACTGCAGCACAGTttgattgtgagtgtgtgaaaaCTAAATGTTCCTCTCTGAACATAAACTGATGCAACATGGAGAAGCTGCAGTCAGTCGGTCCGCTCACCATCTGATCCATGAAGGACACAAAACACCAGAAAGCATCCACCTCGTTCTCCATCACATAGAGGATGGGAGACAGCAGGTCGCTCATCCCCTGAACGtagcctgaacacacacacacacagacacacacacacacacacacacacacacacacacacacacacacacacagagagagagttcAGTCACTGACATCACTAAACAAATGTTAGTTGTGGTTTAGTCTCTATCTGATTAGACAGATGGAGTCTCACCCAGGTCGAAGTCGTACATGCAGTAGGTCATCAGGATGTCGTGCAGCAGGACCAGACCCGGGTTGTCGATGCCTTCGTAGAACCTGTTAGTTCTGTCTGTTCGGTTCACATCTTTCTCTGAAAAGAGCCACAGAACACGAGGACATGTTCACATGATGGCAGAGCCGgcccaagccttttgggggccctaagcagaatttgatttggggcccccctcccaccaccgcggagtcacctgtgcttgacaatttttgacacaaatgtcacactataatgttacattagaaattgtattaatacagtgacggattatgaactactgtcctCCTGTACACAGATGGATAAGGACCCCCCCACAAATAAGGTTATTTGTACGAAAGTGGGTACAAATGGGGGAAGGGGGGTCTGGAGGTCCTCCCCCAGAAAATTCAGAATTTAgtagatgtgatttcctgtattctggtgcatttttgggatggccagctggagaGGGGCAATACCTAAATTAGTTCAGATTCatagccttttgctttttgacttattgaGGTAGTGACTTCACGCAACGACTTGGGCTTCAGGGCCCCTTGACCTCTTGGGCCCGGTAggctcattcagtaatccatccttgctcacatgccacaaatgttttggggctcctggcccctctagacctctggccccctgggcttggtagacccctgtattaatatagttgttatttacaccaaaccagtcaccttttaaccttAGAGCAGGGGTGggcaaataatttttttttttcacgtaaataaaaaaacaaaagcaccattttcaaaataaaagcaacacagcTGTATTGCATGCATGCCGTAAATACTTTTTCATTTACGTTCTGATTTACCTCAAGCGGGGATggccaaaagtaaaaaataaaaaaattaaaaaaaaatcacattttttttctcgaTTGGGGGCCCCAAGCAGCCGCTTAGTTTGCTTATGCCTCGGGCCGGCTCTGCATGATGGGTTCAACTGATCAGTAACATCTGAAGCCAGAATCCTCCTGTTGCTCAGAGATCAGAGATGAAATAACCAGAACTTAACATCCTGTTTGTCTCACCAATCAGACTCCTGTAGTCTCTCAGCCGGGAGTTTCTCCTCTCTTGTTCCTCACTGACAGACTTCCACTGTAGCTTCATCCTGAAGTACTCATCCCTGCaaccacacacaccaacagatCAGTCAGCTCATCTGATCGATTCATCATACGTCGACGTGACGTCTTGTTTGTCTGAAATGTTACGTTTAGAACAGAAACAATGTAAAGTGTAATAAATGTTCAGTCGTACGTTTTGGACCTCTGCAGGactttcctctcctccagcgTGCTCTCCCACGGGAAATATCCCAGCAGGAACTTCCAGGCCTCTTTCCTCACAGCGTGACACAGTCCCTGCAGGGTCACATGACCAGTCACATGATGACCTCATACAAACACAGTGAGTGGATATTAATAATGTGACTGTCATTGGTTAGAGGGAGGTGATCAATTAGAAGCTACGTGCCCCTTTAAAGATGACTTGTTTCAGGTGTGTGACGTCGCTCATCCTCCCCTCTGGATCCTGATGTTTGGTCCAGTCGTCTGCTGACAGGGGCTCCCTCCTCGTCACCTGAGGTCTCGCTCCCAGGTCGATCTgacacacaggtacacaggTAACACAGTTACAGGTGCTTCATGCTAACACACCTGGAATCTGTGCTCAACAGAGAACATGGAGTGTTGACCTGCAGCTCCCTTGTTTCTACAGACTGAACACTGGAGGGATGAACTTCCTACATCTGATCAGCAGATGAGCCACCATCCTAAAAATCCACGACtccattttcaatttaaatgtttgtttcgGCAGCGACGGCTCTGACATCGTCAGACCAACCCCAACCATAACATCGTCTGACCAACCATAACATCGTCTGACCAACCATAACATCGTCTGACCAACCATAACATCGTCTGACCAACCATAACCCATTGTTAGACCAACCCTAACCCATTGTTAGACCAACCCTGACCCTAACTAATAGTCCAGGCAATCTAGCTCATTTTGGACCCAAAAATAGAACTAATTGTAATAGAATGTTTTTCATCATACTTTACTGGTTTATTGATCACAGACTTATAGTCCAGGCAAAATAGCGTTTTACGACAGACTAATTGtaatagaattttttttcatcatacaTCATTTCAATGAGGTGTCCAGAACAACATACTAAAAGTCCTAAGAAATCCTAGTTGgggaaatatgtttaattcTCATCAATCCAAGATGTGTGCCAATAAGGCCGGACAACAGTACACCCCAATGGggctatttttttcctttactccTATCACAATGAAACTTTACACAATGAAAGTATCCatgaaaagtaacattttttgtattacaagtttctttgaaaatgaatttgaataTGCAAATGAGCTATACACTAATCAAATATgcccaaaatacaaaaaatttaaagttttttaaggtttttttttttttaggatctTCTGCTCCTTCTCTGTACCTCTTGGTTCTGGCACCCTCTGGTTCAACCTCATTGAAATGAtgtatgatgaaaaaaaattctattaCATTTAGTCTGTCGTAAAACGCTATTTTGCCTGGACTATAAGTCTGTGATCAATAAACCAGTGAAGATCATTTGATGCAGATATTGATGTTGATGCAGATGCAGTGTGAGCCGCAGCCTCCTCTCACCCTGGTGATGACCTCGAAGCCGGGCTCCTCCTGCTGATTGATCTCCAGGCCCGGGATGACTTCACCCAGCAGGTCGGCCACCTCCTCCGGGGGGCGCTGGTGCTGCTCTTCCGTCCCCCGGATGGCATCATAGATGTAGTTGGTGACCTTGGAGAAGCCGCCCAGGGTGGTGACGTATGGGTCCTTTCTGAACTTCTGCTGGAGACCAATGTTTttcttaaagggacatttcaccAGGTTTTAACAGGATGTTGAGTCAGTGTGGAGGTTAATGTGGTCACGTGACAACATAAAGACCTCAGTGTGATTTATAGTGACGACTCAGCTGTAACACCGATCTTCAGCTGCTTGCTGGTCAACTAGCTACGTTTCCATCAGAGACAACCTGAGTGCAGAGGATGTTGTGGAGACATCTGACATGTCAGCCATGTTCATCAGggtgagcagcagagagcagagcaggacGATACAGCTCGTCAATGTTTCAACACTCAACTCTTCATCTGCTCCATCAGAGGATGACTACACCTGCTGGACATGTCCTCATAATGTCTGGAAAGCTGTTGAGCTCCGCTGACTGCTGAACGTTATCACGAGGACCAGTTACTGTTACTGGTCCTGATGATAATGTTCGTACAGGCTGATGATCAGATCCACAGCAGCTgtctgtgagcagtgtgatgttgtgacgtctgtgagcagtgtgatgtctgtctgtgagcagtgtgatgttgtgacgtctgtgagcagtgtgatgttgtgatgtctgtgagcagtgtgatgtctgtctgtgagcagtgtgatgttatgatgtctgtgagcagtgtgatgttgtgatgtctgtctgtgagcagtgtgatgttgtgatgtctgtctgtgagcagtgtgatgttgtgatgtctgtgagcagtgtgatgttgtgacgtctgtgagcagtgtgatgttgtgatgtctgtgagcagtgtgatgtctgtctgtgagcagtgtgatgttatgatgtctgtgagcagtgtgatgttgtgatgtctgtctgtgagcagtgtgatgttgtgatgtctgtgagcagtgtgatgtctgtctgtgagcagtgtgatgttgtgatgtctgtctgtgagcagtgtgatgttgtgacgtctgtgagcagtgtgatgtctgtctgtgagcagtgtgatgttgtgatgtctgtctgtgagcagtgtgatgttgtgatgtctgtgagcagtgtgatgttgtgacgtctgtgagcagtgtgatgttgtgacgtctgtgagcagtgtgatgttgtgatgtctgtgagcagtgtgatgttgtaacgtctgtgagcagtgtgatgttgtgatgtctgtgagcagtgtgatgtctgtctgtgagcagtgtgatgttgtgatgtctgtctgtgagcagtgtgatgttgtgacgtctgtgagcagtgtgatgtctgtctgtgagcagtgtgatgttgtgatgtctgtctgtgagcagtgtgatgttgtgatgtctgtgagcagtgtgatgttgtgacgtctgtgagcagtgtgatgttgtgacgtctgtgagcagtgtgatgttgtgatgtctgtgagcagtgtgatgttgtaacgtctgtgagcagtgtgatgttgtgatgtctgtgagcagtgtgatgtctgtctgtgagcagtgtgatgttatgatgtctgtctgtgagcagtgtgatgttgtgatgtctgtctgtgagcagtgtgatgttgtaacgtctgtgagcagtgtgatgttgtgtgacatctgtgagcagtgtgatgttgtgacgtctgtgagcagtgtgatgttatgatgtctgtgagcagtgtgatgttatgatgtctgtgagcagtgtgataTTGTGATgtctgtgagcagtgtgatgttgtgatgtctgtctgtgagcagtgtgatgttgtgacgtctgtgagcagtgtgatgttgtgatgtctgtctgtgagcagtgtgatgttgtgacGTCTGTGAGCCTCTTGACTGATTTAGATTCTTACATGGACGAGGCCGAAGTTGTTGTCATCCAGAAGGTTCTCGAAGGACTGAGACAGAGCTTTGTTCGGTGTGCTGACCAACAGACACGTGTCATCGTCTGGAGCCCTGCAAACACAAAACtcacaacattcacacaagaactgatcacagacacacaaaacactgtttcaCTGTCATCCACAGAGAAGCAACAAAGATCATCAGTCACATGATTCGACTGACGAACTGATTCAAATCATCCACGTTCAGGTGAGATGTTTAGGTGAGACGTTCAGGTGGGACGTTCAGGTGGGACGTTCAGGTGGGACGTTCAGGTGGGACGTTCGAGTGGGATGTTCAGGTGAGACGTTCAGTATGAGTGACGGCTGCAACCATCACTGAAACAGTCCATCAGTCAGCTGacaaaaatatttggttttaaGAAAACGTGCAAAAAATGTCTGGTTGAGTTTCTGCTCTCAtcagtaaactgaacatctcgatgatatatatgatatatataatatacatataatatatatatgatatatatatcatatatatgagatatatgatatacagtatatcatatacactgaacaaaaatataaacgcaacacttttgtttttgctcccatttttcatgagctgaactcaaagatcaaaaacattttctatttacacaaaagatccatttctgtcaaatattgttcacaaatctgtctgaatctgtgttagtgagcacttctcctttgccgagataatccatcccacctcacaggtgtggcatatcaagatgctgattagacagcatgaatattgcacaggtgtgcctttggctggccacaataaaaggccactctgaaatgtgcagttttgctttattggagacggcttatggtagagaaatgaacattcaattcacgggcaacagctctggtggacattcctgcatcAGCATGCCAATTACgcgctccctcaaaacttgcgacatctgtATGATacgtatacgacagcgtgttccagttcctgccaatatccagcaacttcgcacagccattgaagaggagtggaccaacatcccacaggccacaatcaacaacctgatcaactctatgcgaaggagatgtgaggcaaatggtggtcacacaccagatactgactggttttctgaccccccccccccccccccccccccaataaagcaaaactgcacatttcaaagtggccttttattgtggccagcctaaggcacacctgtgcaatattcatgctgtctaatcagcatcttgatatgccacacctgtgaggtgggatggattatctcggcaaaggagaagtgctcactaacagattcagacagatttgtgaacaatatttgacagaaatggatcttttgtgtaaatagaaaatgtttttgatctttgagttcagctcatgaaaaatgggagcaaaaacaaaagtgttgcgtttatatttttgttcagtgtctctatatctatatatctatatatctatatatatatctatatatatgtatatatatatgtacatatatatatataaatatatatatatatatatatatatatatatatgtatatagatatatagatatatagatatatatatatagagagagagatatatagTTAATCTGCTCTGGTTCATGTGATGGTTTTCAGAGTGACAGCAGGTTAAAGTCAGTGTGAACTACAGACAGTCATAGACGAGCTGCTGCAGAATCAGATATTTCTAACTAGCAGACGTGAGCGCTGATTCAGAGATCTGGAAAATAAACAGTGAGTCAACGTGTTCGTTGTCCTTTTCATTCATCTCTGTAATGAAAGACcgaacagccaatcaggagacagacagtcagcaAGACGTCACAGTGAAAATATCCGGCACTTAATCAAACGATTTCATTATGAAAGGCTTTGATAAGAACTTTAATAACAGCTATCAGCAGGCTCACAGAGGAGACACTGTCCTCCGCTCTGACTTAATGAAACAGGTCCACTGAGGCGACACgagagcaacaacaaaaacaacgtCCTCTTatagaaagtgtgtgtgttcagtctgctctgacctacattaaacataatgaacagatattgtaaatatttcattaacTTCACCTCCTTCAAAGCTCCATGGAGACGAGGACAGTCTGCTGAGGACAGAAACAACCCTCGCCACACTATTTCCTGTCAGCAGAACACTTCAGCAGTGTCAGTCCAGTCGGACTCATGTGTCGTGTGGTTATTCACGTGTCTGGTACTCACTCGCTGAGCAGAGCGAATCTCCTCAGGCTGTCCAGGAACTCGGTGCTGCCGCCCTGGTGGAAGTGAAGTGCAGGCAGGGAAGTGGACGACTCTTTGAGTCTGAAGACCAGGAAGGTCCAACCTTCTTCCTTCACTGTGACGGACCTCAGGTCACTGACACTGAAGGTCAACGCCCACCTGCTCCGCTCATGGCTGTGGTTCAGAGAGCCTGACAGacccaaaaacaaacacagacggCTAGTCATCAGCCAGGTACTACAGGTGTGACAGGTACTACAGGTACTACAGGTACTACAGGTGTGACAGGTACTACAGGTGTGACAGGTACTACAGGTACTACAGGTGTGACAGGTACTACAGGTACTACAGGTACTACAGGTGTGACAGGTACTACAGGTACTACAGGTACTACAGGTGTGACAGGTACTACAGGTACTACAGGTGTGACAGGTACTACAGGTGTGACAGGTACTACAGGTACTACAGGTGTGACAGGTACCACAGGTACTACAAGTGTGACAGGTACTACAGGTGTGACAGGTACTACAGGTGTGACAGGTACTACAGGTACTACAGGTGTGACAGGTACCACAGGTGTGACAGGTACCACAGGTACTACAAGTGTGACAGGTACTACAGGTGATAAGATGGCTGAAGAACCTCCACAGGTGTGAGAAGATACTgagagtagaagaagaagactcaCCCTCTCCATTGGTGCAGGGTTTCTTCCTGAAGGACACAGCGTTGATCATGTCCCACTCCGTCTCATAGCTCAGCTGGGTttctaacagctgctgtgaCTTCTCACCTGAACACTGGTTCCACTCCATCACTGAGCTGGAgtcctgctcacacacacacacacacacacacacacacacacacacacacacacagttgttcCATCTCATTGTTTCCTGTCGTCTTCCTGCTGTTAAGttacatatttgttttgtaatattGAAGTAATCAGACTACTCTGGTACACAAACCTTCCCAGCACACAGCATGTTTGATGGGTCCACAGTGTCGTCCGAAGGTCTGAACTCCACGATGATTTCAGCATCCTGACAGTCAGCAGACACGACTTATATCACACGAGCACAAAACACCTCATGCAAAGTTTTTATAAGAAACTGGTATTGAACTTTTGAGGAGACGTTTAGACTCAGTGGAGCATAGTTAACTGTtgaagtgaaactctcgccaaaatgcaacctaggctttttgtgtgaaggaacccgagtcaaaccttcgtgtaaaagcataattacgacgaaaaagccatTTTTAAGATTTACCATACTTTCGTTtttgggtcaaaatcattttcaatgccgtgctaggggcagctgtatggtagcaacaaaatcgctatttttaaaacactaagaagactcgacacaacatgaaactttgctcgtagtatcaccagggtctctacacatgaacatgagcattgagaacattgtgtacacagagtttactaaaaagaaggtttttgaacagcTCACGCTAGCAGcagcttgctccgctcgccgccgtcctgccagtcgagaagcgtcgatccccgagtgtgacgtaacatggaggagagtaaaggtggaaagcgCCTAAAGCTTGGTTCCATATAAATGCACGGATAATTCGTTGTTTGTCATTAgcgaaaaacaacaaattatttGTGCGGCGAGTGGaacaagctactgctagcgtgagttgttcaaaaaccttctttttagtaaactctgtgtacagattgtgcttttacacgaaggtttgactcgggttccttcacacaaaaagcctaggttgcattttggcgagagtttcactttaatgatTCTGATTATATGATGAATTAAATGTCGGCTTTCAGCTTCTTCATGTGAAGTTTTTTGATTCTTCTTCGACAGTAAAGTGAAGTTTTGGTGTTTTAGACTAAATGAGACATCTGAACTCAGATTTGTCAtcagtttcatcatcatcacctgcTAATTAAATGATGTCAGCGGTCGTTAGTCTCATGTGTGATGTCATATCTGTTTTACCTTGTCAACGATCCGAAGTGAGCCAGAAATGAGTAAATCCTGCTCGCTGCCTTCGTCAGCGCTGCCTGGATGAATGAAGACTCCTTCATGTTCAAACAGAACCTGTGTGACAGACGTGATATTAAAGGTGTGTGAGGCGTCACAGGAAGTGATGACGATGTGAGGAGCATCAAACACATCTCAGATctaaacacacacttaaacaggAACTCTGCAGCTTTCAAACAGCTTTGTGTCACTATGATGTTGGCAGTAAATGAATAATGTTAAACTTCTCCCCACTTTGCTGCAAACACCCTCCAACATCTGCCAAAAcgttttgtttcatatttagtAAGCGTGACATCCTCAGACACAAAGAGTGTAGTTggattgagagagagagctgccgTCTCCCTGGGTCTTGGATTGAGTGACCAAACTTTCTGAGCCAGGCAGAGCTGATAAACTATAAAGCAGCTCTGTCACTACGCTGCTGTTCTCAGAAAAATACGTTAGTTACTGTTCAGCTGCAGTAAAGCTCAAGAACAGGAAGCAGCGCCATCTTGTTTCTGTACTGTGAAAAGAGACggaaaaactgtaaaacaaggcgGCACTGACTGAATCTGAACCAGGATCCAGTTCACGGTCCACTTCTCTCCGACCGTGTTCTCACAAATTTTACTGTTCACGTGTAATACGATGTTTTTGTTGTCGCGGATTTACAGTTTCCTGTTTCCAAACCAAGCCCCGCCCAGCTTGCAGTACGTCACCAATCAGCGGCAGTGTTTATTGGTCCGGTTTGGTGCAGTGcattgtggttgttgtaggttttctacatTTGGAGCAGAAGAGAATAAGACAGctctttatctctgttttgtctgatcttgacacaaacatatttgtgtctttccaGCTGTGAAATACTTCTTAAAAAATATCACATATCGCTTTATTTATAATACGTCCACTGCTGTTCCTATTGTCACACCCCTGAAGTCATTTCATCCATCTATGCTGTAATTCCACCTTGTAGAAAACTACCACTGCCTcgatcagtttgtttgtgtgaattcagtgttttatagggTTTGTTCAGATTCACTCAATACACACATTAACAAACTAACTAATTAatggaggcagcagcaggacagcAGCTCCTGGGCTCTGCCACGTAAAAAGACTGTTTTTGccaaaggagtctggtggctgcagctgcagcttccTGTCACGAAGAGCTGTCTGAGGGTTTGGTCCTTAAACTGACTCATTAAAtacatgtttctgctgctggcgTCCACAGCAGGACATCACTGAGCCTCCTCCACCagagctcctgctgctcctcctccatcagagcccctgctcctcctcctccatcagagctcctgctcctcctcctccatcagagctcctgctgctcctcctccatcagacctcctgctgctcctcctccatcagagcccctgctcctcctcctccatcagagctcctgctgctcctcctccatcagagctcctgctgctcctcctccaccagacctcctgctcctcctcctccaccagagctcctgctgctcctcctccaccagagctcctgctgctcctcctccaccagagctcctgctgctcctccaaaCTTCAACTAATTAAAGTTGCT
This sequence is a window from Pagrus major chromosome 8, Pma_NU_1.0. Protein-coding genes within it:
- the tbc1d15 gene encoding TBC1 domain family member 15 isoform X2 translates to MAADSVVKVLFEHEGVFIHPGSADEGSEQDLLISGSLRIVDKDAEIIVEFRPSDDTVDPSNMLCAGKDSSSVMEWNQCSGEKSQQLLETQLSYETEWDMINAVSFRKKPCTNGEGSLNHSHERSRWALTFSVSDLRSVTVKEEGWTFLVFRLKESSTSLPALHFHQGGSTEFLDSLRRFALLSEAPDDDTCLLVSTPNKALSQSFENLLDDNNFGLVHKFRKDPYVTTLGGFSKVTNYIYDAIRGTEEQHQRPPEEVADLLGEVIPGLEINQQEEPGFEVITRIDLGARPQVTRREPLSADDWTKHQDPEGRMSDVTHLKQVIFKGGLCHAVRKEAWKFLLGYFPWESTLEERKVLQRSKTDEYFRMKLQWKSVSEEQERRNSRLRDYRSLIEKDVNRTDRTNRFYEGIDNPGLVLLHDILMTYCMYDFDLGYVQGMSDLLSPILYVMENEVDAFWCFVSFMDQMHHNFEEQMQGMKTQLIQLSTLLRLLDLSFWNYLESQDSGYLYFCFRWLLIRFKRELSFQDVLRLWEVMWTGLPCQNFHLLVCCAILDSEKQKIMEENYGFNEILKHINELSMKLDIEEILQKAEGISLQIHSCKDLPHSISVILGFDTQVCGSDPTDSGPPPPHRPTQRPDACSNGHLRETSSHNSCKVAFIS
- the tbc1d15 gene encoding TBC1 domain family member 15 isoform X1 translates to MAADSVVKVLFEHEGVFIHPGSADEGSEQDLLISGSLRIVDKDAEIIVEFRPSDDTVDPSNMLCAGKDSSSVMEWNQCSGEKSQQLLETQLSYETEWDMINAVSFRKKPCTNGEGSLNHSHERSRWALTFSVSDLRSVTVKEEGWTFLVFRLKESSTSLPALHFHQGGSTEFLDSLRRFALLSEAPDDDTCLLVSTPNKALSQSFENLLDDNNFGLVHQKFRKDPYVTTLGGFSKVTNYIYDAIRGTEEQHQRPPEEVADLLGEVIPGLEINQQEEPGFEVITRIDLGARPQVTRREPLSADDWTKHQDPEGRMSDVTHLKQVIFKGGLCHAVRKEAWKFLLGYFPWESTLEERKVLQRSKTDEYFRMKLQWKSVSEEQERRNSRLRDYRSLIEKDVNRTDRTNRFYEGIDNPGLVLLHDILMTYCMYDFDLGYVQGMSDLLSPILYVMENEVDAFWCFVSFMDQMHHNFEEQMQGMKTQLIQLSTLLRLLDLSFWNYLESQDSGYLYFCFRWLLIRFKRELSFQDVLRLWEVMWTGLPCQNFHLLVCCAILDSEKQKIMEENYGFNEILKHINELSMKLDIEEILQKAEGISLQIHSCKDLPHSISVILGFDTQVCGSDPTDSGPPPPHRPTQRPDACSNGHLRETSSHNSCKVAFIS